In Pseudoliparis swirei isolate HS2019 ecotype Mariana Trench chromosome 22, NWPU_hadal_v1, whole genome shotgun sequence, the DNA window GTTAAACCTCTCTGCCTTTCTAGCCATGAGGTTTAAATACCATCGGAGATCCGCCATGGACTGAAAGCAATAACACGTTTGATTCTCTGATCCACTGTAAATTCAATATCATTTGATCTCATCTGATCATCTGTAAATTTTCCTTTGAGCATGACGACAGGTTTCTGCTAGCTCGAGCAGATCCTGATCAGATCTGCATGCGAAAGAGTCAGGCGATGGATCTTTTGTGTAGCATATTCATGAGGCCCTCTGAGGATCTTTAAAGACCTCAAGGACTGTAtaaaaataattcttaaatttGGGGGACTGTCATTTGAAGGTCCTAGTGACTACCTCTACCACCATGCTTTATCCCACTGAGGATTTCAGAAGTTGAACACATCTGCGACATTCTGTCTCCGGCCCTTGAGGAAATTAGTCGACCCTCCATGACAAGAGACGTCATGCTTACCTTTTACGTAACTTCTGTCTCTTGGActcataaatatgttttaatttagCTATAATGTGTAGGAGCTAAATCGAGAGACGTCTATGTCTGCAAAAGTCAGTCATGTTACATAACTGTGTGATTTGCTCACATCTATCTTCTGAAAACGCGATTGTATCAGTGGTATACTTCAATTGAAAGACCAGTTTCACTAACCGTTCAAGCTAACCTGGTCATCTTCCCTGATGGAATTCGTTTAGCATGGCATCTCATGACATGTGGGTCCACGTTTCATGAGTAAATGGTGGGCCCCAGGTGGAAACAATGCGATCATCCGTGCTCAGAGCAGTCAGCCCTCATGAGGCTGGCCATTGAAACTATGGTAGTTTTAGATTATTATTGATGTCAGGTTTAGAGAGCGATAGAACCGTAAAGAGTACTCGGTCCGTTGATGGCCTCGACACATCTGGCCTGCACAGTTACTTAAAAGCAGTCATTCCAGCGTCACTAAACAGGTCTTCTGGCAAGAGTCAGTGCGGACTCTCGTGGGTCACACGGTTCCTTATGAGTCAGAACTAAAGCTCATACTACACGGACCACATCAGGCCATGTCAGAAGAGTTCCGCTCAGTGAGTACGATGGGCTAAAAGCTTAAGACATGATAGGACTATTGACTGAGGATTTGATGTTCCATGTGAAGGTAAGCGTGGTGAGTTCGACTCAGGCCAGTCGAAACGGCGGATCTGTCCTCTGTACCCATAGGCTTCTAAGCCCTATGAGTGGTAGTTTGAACTAGCTGAACTCAATATTCTGATAACAGGGAAGTTGGAGTCCATCGAAGGATTACTCTGAGGAGCCTGCCTCTGATCCGAGTCTGACTCTGACCATTGATCTTAGGATCTTAAACTTTCTTAGACTAAAGAGCTGCTGGACTATCCGAGCCTAGGTCATGAGGTCAGTCTGACCTATCTACTCAGAGGCACTGATCTCTGTCTAACTACTCTGAGCCTGGTTCACTGGCTCTCTGCCAGACGTCCTTCACTTTAAGCCTCGTGTCTGGACTAGGAGTTACTCAGTCTGGAGTCTGGAGCTGGTCTGACCTCTAGAGCTAGGGTCATGGTCAGGTCTAGTCTAGAGCCTGAGGGTCTGGAGTCCTAAGGCGTATAAATCATGTGCATGAGCCTGGCGGTCTGAAGACCTATGGGTCTATTTCGCCTAGAGCCTGGGTTTCTACTGGACTATGTGGTCTACTCAGAGCACTGAGGTCTGGAGTCTACGTCTGAGAAGCTGCGTCTGAGTACTAGAGTCTACTTCTTAAGCCAGGAGGATCATAAGTATAGGTGTTTACTCTATATGTGGGTCTGGAGTCTGGGGTCTACTCTGGAGCCCTGGGGTCTGGAGTCCTGGGGTCTGCTCTAGAGCCTGGGGTCCTGGAGTCTAGGGTCCTACTCTAGCGCCTAGGGTCTGAGTCTGCTCTGGGCCTGGGGTCTGAGTCTagggtctactctagagcctagggtctgaagtctagggtctactctagagtctagggtctactctagagcctagggtctgaGTCTACTCTAGGCTCTGAGTCTAGGGTCTAGCTCACTTAGAGCCTAGGTCTGGAGTTCAGGGTCTACTCAGAGCCTAGGTCTGGAGTCTagggtctactctagagcctagggtctggagtTCAGAGTCTACTCTGCCTGGGGTCTGGAGTCTGAGTCTTACCagagcctagggtctggagtctaggTCTACTCTGGAGCCTGGGGTCTGGAGTCTAGGGTTCAcctagagcctagggtctggagtctagggtctactctagagcctagggtctggagtctaggtctctctagagcctagggtctgagtctagggtctactctgagcctagggtctggagtctagggtctactctagagcctggggtctggagtctagggtctactctagagcctGGGGTCTGAGTCTagggtctactctagagcctagggtctgagtctagggtctactctgggagcctagggtctggagtctaggGTCTACTCTGGAGCCTAGGGTCTACTCTGGAGTCTAgagtctactctagagcctagggtctggagtctagggtctactctagagcctagggtctggagtctagagtctactctagagcctagggtctggagtctagggtctactctagagcctagggtctggagtctagagtctactctagagcctagggtctggagtctactctagagcctagggtctggagtctactctagagcctagggtctgaagtctagggtctactctagagcctagggtctggagtctagggtctactctagagcctagggtcttctagggtctactctagagcctagggtctggagtctactctagagcctagggtctggagtctagggtctactctagagcctagggtctggagtctagagtctactctagagcctagggtctggagtctagagtctactctagagcctagggtctggagtctactctagagcctagggtctggagtctagagtctactctagagcctagggtctggagtctagggtctactctagagcctagggtctggagtctagagtctactctagagcctagggtctggagtctagagtctactctagagcctagggtctggagtctactctagagcctagggtctggagtctagggtctactctagagcctagggtctggagtctactctagagcctagggtctggagtcttgagtctactctagagcctagggtctggagtctagggtctactctagagcctagggtctggagtctactctagagcctagggtctactctagagcctagggtctggagtctaggttctactctagagcctagggtctggagtctagggtctactctagagcctGGGGTCTGGGAGTGAGTCTACTCTgagcctagggtctggagtctgctctagagcctagggtctggagtctagagtctactctagagcctagggtctggagtctagagtctactctagagcctagggtctggagtctagagtctactctagagcctagggtctggagtctagggtctactctagagcctagggtctggagtctagagtctactctagagcctagggtctggagtctagggtctactctagagcctagggtctggagtctagagtctactctagagcctagggtctactctagagcctagggtctggagtctactctagagcctagggtctggagtctagagtctactctagagcctagggtctggagtcAAGCGTCTACTCTGgagcctagggtctggagtctagggtctactctagagcctagggtctggagtctagagtctactctagagcctagggtctggagtctagagtctactctagagcctCGGGTCTGGACTCTGGAGCCTAGGTCTGGAGTCTACTCTCagagcctagggtctggagtctaggCTCTAGAGCCTAGGTCTGAGTCTAGGTCTACTCTGAGCCCTGGGGTCTGAGTCTagggtctactctagagcctagggtctggagtctagggtctactctagagcctagggtctggagtctaggTCTACTCTGAGCCTGGGGTCTGGAGTCTagggtctactctagagcctagggtctggagtctagggtctactctagagcctagggtctggagtctagggtctactctagagcctagggtctggagtctagagtctactctagagcctagggtctggagtctagggtctactctagagcctagggtctggagtctagggtctactctagagcctagggtctggagtctagagtctactctagagcctggggtctggagtctggagtctactctagagcctagggtctggagtctagggtctactctagagcctagggtctggagtctagggtctactctagagcctagggtctggagtctagggtctactctagagcctagggtctggagtctactctagagcctagggtctactctagagcctagggtctggagtctagggtctactctagagcctagggtctggagtctagagtctactctagagcctagggtctggagtctagagtctactctagagcctGGGTCTGAGTCTagggtctactctagagcctagggtctggagtctagagtctactctagagtctagggtctggagtctagggtctactctagagcctagggtctggagtctagggtctactctagagcctagggtctggagtcttgagtctactctagagcctagggtctcagtctagggtctactctagagcctagggtctggagtctagggtctactctagagcctagggtctaGACTCAGTCTagggtctactctagagcctagggtctggagtctactctagagcctagggtctggagtctagggtctactctagagtctagggtctggagtctagagtctagagtctactctagagcctagggtctggagtctggagtctactctagagcctagggtctggagtctagagtctactctagagcctGGGTCTGAGTCTAGAGTCTACTCTGGAGTCTGgagtctactctagagcctagggtctggagtctagagtctactctagagcctagggtctggagtctagagtctactctagagcctagggtctggagtctagggtctactctagagcctagggtctggagtctagggtctactctagagcctagggtctggagtctagagtctactctagagcctagggtctggagtctactctagagcctagggtctggagtctagagtctactctagagcctagggtctggagtctagggtctactctagagcctagggtctggagtctagggtctactctagagcctagggtctggagtctTGAGTCTACTCTGGAGCCTGGGGTCTGGAGTCTAGGTCTACTCTAGAGCCTGGGGTCTGAGTCTGgagtctactctagagcctagggtctggagtctactctagagcctagggtctggagtctactctagagcctagggtctggagtctactctagagcctagggtctggagtctagagtctactctagagcctagggtctggagtctagagtctactctagagcctagggtctaGACTCAGTCTagggtctactctagagtcTGGAGTCTAGGCCCCCCTGTCGATGAACCATGGTCTAAGGTAGACTACCTGACTGGATGTTTCTGATGCTTACATTGTGGCGTAGGAGAACCAGAAGTTAGCCCACGTCCATCTCCGGAGGGcctccctgagagagagagagaagagagagagacagagagagagagagagagagacggagagagagagagacagagagagagacagagagagagagacagagagagagagagagagagagagagagagagagagagagagagagagacagagagagagagagagagagagacagagagagagagagagagagagagagagagagagagagagagagagagagagacggagagagagagagagagagacagagagagagagagagagacagagagagagacggagagagagagaggcggagagacagagagagacagagagagattcaCAGCAGCACCATTTATTTGATCGAGGCACTGGAatgattttattaaatattaacagCGGACGGATCATCGTGGGAGCAGAATACAAATACCCGCACGTCATGTgacagagaccccccccccccggccccttgCGGACCCCCTGGTGTCTCACCAGTAAAGGAACGCACAGATGATTCCCACCGTcaccagcagctggaccatCAACGTCAGGTAGACCTTCCTGATGAAGCCTGTGGAGAGAAAGaccagcatcatcatcatcgtcatcatcgtcatctcACGGCCTCTGATGACCTCCATTGACCTCTCACGACCTCTCATTTGGTAATGTGAGTTGCGTGGGAGGTGAAGGCACAGCGGAGATCAGGAACTATTTTATATTTCACAGTATTTGAGCTAAACACTGAGAGCCAATGAGAAcgcacacagcccccccccccccccagccctcaCCTCTCCGTACGGCCTTGTCACTGAAGACGTTGTCCTCCCCCCCGTCACTGGACtcatggcctcctcctcctcctcctcccgctgcctcctcttcctcagggtGCACCATGTTATCATAGGTGCCAGGAGGGGAGACCACTGCAACCTtccccttccccacctgatccattcaaacaacaacaacaacaacaacacaagtcgTACATATCCTACTAATGAACAGAAATCATGAAGAACATCAAACACATCGTCAGCATGAGGGTTTAGGAGACCAGCAGAAGGATTCTGGATAATAGTTGGACATTCATTCTAAAATTCataggaaaacaaaaaaaatcaaacatagCTTCAGCTACTAGAAAAAAGTTATGAAATTGCGACTCACCTGATAGGTCATCCCCGTGGATGAGCCCTGTCCGTAGAGCTGAGGGTTGtacggagggggaggagctccatacccaccaccagggggaggagctccatacccaccaccagggggcggagctccatactcaccaccagggggcggagctccatacccaccaccagggggcggagctccataCCCACCACCAGGGCGAGGAGCTCCatactcaccaccagggggcggagctccataCCCACCACCAGGGCGAGGAGCTCCatactcaccaccagggggcggagctccataCTCACCACCAGGGCGAGGAGCTCCATACTCACCACCAGGGCGAGGAGCTCCatactcaccaccagggggcggagctccatacccaccaccagggggcggagctccataCCCACCACCAGGGCGAGGAGCTCCATATCCACCACCAGGGCGAGGGCTCAGCTCCAGACCCACCACCAGGGCGAGGAGCTCCatactcaccaccagggggcggagctccataCCCACCACCAGGGCGAGGAGCTCCatactcaccaccagggggcggagctccataCTCACCACCAGGGCGAGGTGCTCCATACTCCACCAGGGGCGGGCTCCatactcaccaccagggggcggagctccatactcgccaccagggggcggagctccataCCCACCACCAGGGCGAGGAGCTCcatactcgccaccagggggcggagctccataCTCACCACCAGGGCGAGTAGCTCCAtacccaccaccagggggcggagctccataCCCACCACCAGGGCGAGGAGCTCCATACTCACCACCAGGGCGAGGAGCTCCATACTCACCACCAGGGCGAGGAGCTCCATACCCACCACCAGGGCGAGGAGCTCCatactcaccaccagggggcggagctccataCCCACCACCAGGGCGAGGAGCTCCATACTCACCACCAGGGCGAGGAGCTCCAGacccgccaccagggggcggagctccataCTCACCACCAGGGCGAGTAGCTCCATACTCACCACCAGGGCGAGGAGCTCCAGacccgccaccagggggcggagctccatactcaccaccagggggcggagctccataC includes these proteins:
- the LOC130212599 gene encoding macrophage receptor MARCO-like, which codes for MELRPLVAGLELLALVVSMELLALVVSMELRPLVAGLELLALVVSMELLALVVGMELRPLVVSMELLALVVGMELLALVVSMELLALVVSMELLALVVGMELRPLVVGMELLALVVSMELRPLVASMELLALVYGARPWWSMEHLALVVSMELRPLVVSMELLALVVGMELRPLVVSMELLALVVGLELSPRPGGGYGAPRPGGGYGAPPPGGGYGAPPPGGEYGAPRPGGEYGAPRPGGEYGAPPPGGEYGAPRPGGGYGAPPPGGEYGAPRPGGGYGAPPPGGGYGAPPPGGEYGAPPPGGGYGAPPPGGGYGAPPPPYNPQLYGQGSSTGMTYQVGKGKVAVVSPPGTYDNMVHPEEEEAAGGGGGGGHESSDGGEDNVFSDKAVRRGFIRKVYLTLMVQLLVTVGIICAFLYWEALRRWTWANFWFSYATMIGGQKAMLEVTKPNRERSLGQYLNILYACLGTLLFSLYLVFDTQLILGGTHRRYELSPEEYVFAALNLYLDVVSLFLLLLQLIGLCR